A single window of Pseudomonas lijiangensis DNA harbors:
- a CDS encoding MFS transporter has translation MSGRTLNRWLVLLAVMMAFLPIVLDLTILHVAVPSLSIALQANGTEVLWIIDIYPLLMASLLIPMGTLADRVGHRRMLLLGLGIFCTGSVLAAFAPSAEALIGARAFMAFGAAMVMPCTLAIVRQTFEDEGERAMALGIWGAVASAGAALGPLAGGVLLEHFWWGAVFLINVPVMLVVMPLVRAYIPVRLLSAGSNGKWSIGQALILILGIMATVYGLKSAFRTGSSLLMTTLFLTFGILMLCWFARKQLRSPDPMLDLSLFSVPAISAGVVMSLVVMGALAGVELMLAQELQFVLRQTPLEAGIFMLPLMIGSAVGGPLAGMTLQAIGLRRVASFSLLVSAASLLGLALADLGSNGVMVIFILATLGLALSVGMTASSVAIMSNTPVEKAGSAGALEATSYDLGSGLGITVFGIILTSSYERSIRLPDGLPPSIAETAGRSIGETMMAAKALGGHQVQQLVLAGQQAFSSSHSLVLLAACALIGLVSIAVWRLLRSQ, from the coding sequence ATGTCGGGTAGAACTTTAAACCGCTGGCTGGTATTGCTGGCGGTCATGATGGCTTTCCTGCCGATCGTACTGGATCTGACCATTCTTCATGTGGCAGTCCCCTCGCTTTCCATTGCCCTGCAGGCAAACGGTACCGAGGTCCTGTGGATCATCGACATTTATCCGCTGCTGATGGCCAGTCTGTTGATCCCCATGGGGACACTCGCCGACAGAGTCGGCCATCGGCGCATGTTGCTGCTGGGGCTTGGCATCTTTTGCACGGGGTCGGTGCTTGCGGCATTTGCTCCGAGTGCCGAGGCCCTGATCGGGGCACGTGCGTTCATGGCTTTTGGCGCTGCCATGGTCATGCCATGCACCCTGGCCATCGTTCGCCAGACGTTCGAGGATGAAGGTGAGCGGGCCATGGCATTGGGCATCTGGGGTGCAGTCGCTTCCGCAGGAGCTGCCCTGGGACCGCTTGCTGGCGGGGTGCTGCTCGAGCATTTCTGGTGGGGCGCAGTATTCCTTATAAACGTGCCGGTGATGCTTGTTGTCATGCCTCTGGTGAGGGCCTATATCCCGGTGCGTCTGCTATCGGCAGGCAGTAACGGAAAGTGGTCCATAGGCCAGGCCCTTATTCTGATCCTCGGCATCATGGCAACGGTATATGGCCTGAAGTCGGCTTTCAGGACAGGCAGCTCCCTGTTGATGACGACTCTCTTCCTGACATTCGGCATCCTGATGCTGTGCTGGTTTGCACGCAAGCAACTGCGCTCGCCCGACCCGATGCTTGATTTGAGCCTGTTTTCTGTCCCGGCGATCAGCGCAGGTGTTGTCATGTCGCTGGTGGTCATGGGAGCGCTTGCCGGGGTTGAGTTGATGCTCGCTCAGGAACTGCAATTCGTGCTCAGGCAAACGCCTCTGGAGGCTGGCATTTTCATGTTGCCACTGATGATCGGCTCCGCAGTCGGCGGGCCACTGGCAGGCATGACTCTTCAGGCGATCGGGTTGAGGCGGGTGGCGAGCTTTTCTCTGCTGGTTTCTGCCGCATCGCTGTTGGGGCTGGCGCTTGCAGACCTGGGCAGCAACGGTGTGATGGTCATTTTCATCCTGGCGACACTCGGGCTGGCGCTCAGCGTTGGCATGACCGCGTCTTCAGTCGCAATCATGAGCAATACACCCGTCGAGAAAGCCGGCTCGGCCGGAGCTCTGGAGGCGACCAGTTATGATCTTGGCTCGGGGCTGGGTATCACGGTGTTCGGAATCATTCTGACGTCCAGCTATGAGAGATCGATCCGTCTGCCGGATGGTCTTCCCCCGAGTATCGCCGAAACAGCAGGGCGCTCGATCGGCGAAACGATGATGGCGGCCAAGGCGCTGGGCGGGCATCAGGTGCAGCAACTCGTTCTGGCCGGGCAGCAGGCTTTCAGCTCATCACACAGTCTGGTTCTGCTCGCAGCTTGCGCCCTGATCGGTCTGGTGAGCATCGCCGTCTGGAGGCTGTTACGCAGTCAATAA
- a CDS encoding efflux RND transporter permease subunit codes for MAQFFIDRPVFAWVIALFIVLAGLLAIPRLPVAQYPSVAPPQLELTATYPGASANSIDESVVSLIEQELNGVNNLLYFSSSSSQGTATMTITFQPGTNPELAKVDVQNRLKVIEPRLPRAVSQQGLQLEEISAGFLMIATLTSTDGRLDEIALSDYLTRNVINELKRLKGVGKAQLFGSERAMRIWIDPQKLVAFNLTPADVSQAIAEQNIQVAAGSIGDLPSSTDQELTATVMVKGQLSTPQEFAAIVLKSNTNGSTVTIGDVARVEVGAQNYNFATRLDGKASVAVGVQLAPAANAMSTATLVQQKLDELSRYFPAGVKYDIPYDTSPFVKVSITKVIHTLIEAMVLVFIVMFVFLQNIRYTLIPALVVPVALMGTFAVMYVLGFSINVLTLFGMVLAIGILVDDAIVVVENVERLMAQEGLSPREATCKAMEEISSAIIGITLVLTAVFIPMAFMSGSVGVIYQQFSISMAVAIVFSAFLALSLTPALCATMLKPIPANSHHEKKGFFGWFNRRFEQASQGYENLVSKAVGRIGRYMVIFLLLTGIMGLLFARLPSSFLPMEDQGYTITDIQLPPGASQQRTIEVARQIEAHNTREPGITNTVMILGFSFSGSGQNAALAFTTLKDWSERAAQDSAQSIADRATAVFSGLKDAMVFSLLPPPVEGLGTSGGFEVWLQDRSSQGYDAMRQARDEFLRRAGESTVLQNVREASLAETPQINIDVDRLQAHAMGVSFSDIASVLSTSLGSAYVNDFPNLGRMQQVIVQSEGDRRQQVEDLLRLEVKNRQGRMVPVSAFATIKWTKGPAQLTRYNGYSAISLSGEPAQGHSTGDAMEEMERLASGLPSGFALQWAGLSLQERISGGQVPLLLGLSMLVVFLCLAALYESWAIPAAVLMVVPLGIIGAVLAVTLRGMPNDVFFKVGLITIIGLSAKNAILIIEFATSLHAQGMGRVEASIRAARLRLRPIVMTSLAFIFGVVPLAFASGASSAGQQAIGTGVMGGMLTATLAVLFVPVFFVLIMGLRERAQRGSAGEEYVG; via the coding sequence ATGGCGCAGTTCTTTATCGACCGGCCGGTTTTTGCCTGGGTCATCGCATTGTTCATCGTGCTGGCCGGCCTGTTGGCAATACCCAGGCTGCCAGTGGCTCAATACCCCAGCGTTGCGCCGCCTCAACTCGAATTGACGGCCACTTACCCTGGCGCGTCCGCCAATAGCATCGATGAGAGCGTGGTGAGCCTGATCGAGCAGGAGCTGAACGGCGTCAACAATTTGCTGTATTTCAGTTCCAGCAGCAGCCAGGGCACGGCGACCATGACCATTACCTTTCAGCCGGGCACCAACCCCGAGCTGGCCAAGGTCGATGTGCAGAACCGTCTGAAAGTCATCGAGCCGCGTCTGCCTCGTGCGGTCAGTCAGCAGGGCCTTCAGCTGGAAGAAATCTCCGCCGGGTTCCTGATGATCGCGACGCTGACCTCCACGGACGGCCGTCTGGACGAGATTGCGCTGAGCGACTACCTGACACGCAACGTGATCAACGAACTCAAGCGCCTGAAAGGCGTGGGCAAGGCCCAGTTGTTCGGCTCGGAACGTGCCATGCGTATCTGGATCGATCCGCAGAAACTGGTGGCGTTCAATCTGACTCCGGCGGATGTCAGCCAGGCTATTGCCGAGCAGAACATACAGGTTGCGGCGGGGAGCATTGGTGATTTGCCGTCTTCGACGGATCAGGAGCTGACCGCTACCGTCATGGTCAAGGGGCAGTTGAGCACGCCTCAGGAGTTTGCCGCCATTGTGCTCAAGTCGAACACCAACGGTTCAACCGTGACCATCGGCGATGTGGCCCGGGTTGAAGTCGGTGCCCAGAACTACAATTTCGCCACCCGCCTGGACGGGAAGGCATCGGTGGCCGTCGGTGTGCAACTGGCGCCGGCAGCCAATGCCATGAGCACCGCGACACTGGTGCAGCAAAAGCTCGACGAACTCTCGCGCTACTTTCCGGCGGGTGTGAAATACGACATTCCCTATGACACGTCGCCTTTTGTGAAAGTCTCGATCACCAAGGTCATTCACACCCTGATCGAAGCCATGGTGCTGGTGTTCATCGTGATGTTCGTGTTCCTGCAGAACATCCGCTACACCCTGATCCCGGCCCTTGTGGTGCCTGTCGCCCTGATGGGCACCTTTGCCGTGATGTATGTGCTCGGCTTCTCGATCAACGTGCTGACACTGTTCGGCATGGTGCTGGCAATCGGCATTCTGGTGGACGATGCCATTGTGGTGGTGGAAAACGTCGAAAGACTGATGGCCCAGGAAGGGCTTTCACCCAGAGAAGCGACCTGCAAAGCCATGGAGGAAATCAGCAGCGCCATCATCGGTATAACCCTGGTGCTGACAGCGGTCTTCATTCCCATGGCATTCATGTCGGGTTCGGTGGGGGTGATTTATCAGCAGTTCTCGATTTCCATGGCCGTTGCCATCGTTTTCTCGGCGTTTCTGGCCCTGAGCCTGACACCGGCTCTGTGCGCCACGATGCTCAAGCCGATACCTGCAAACTCGCATCACGAAAAGAAAGGTTTTTTCGGCTGGTTCAACCGCCGTTTCGAGCAAGCCAGTCAGGGTTACGAAAATCTGGTGAGCAAGGCGGTAGGGCGCATTGGGCGCTACATGGTCATCTTTCTATTGCTGACAGGCATCATGGGGCTGCTGTTTGCCCGTCTGCCGTCATCGTTCCTGCCAATGGAGGATCAGGGTTACACCATCACCGATATTCAATTACCGCCAGGTGCCAGCCAGCAACGCACCATTGAAGTGGCTAGGCAGATCGAAGCACATAACACCCGGGAACCCGGTATTACCAATACCGTGATGATTCTCGGCTTCAGCTTTTCCGGTAGCGGGCAGAATGCTGCGCTTGCCTTTACCACGCTGAAAGACTGGTCCGAGCGAGCCGCTCAGGATTCCGCGCAATCCATTGCCGACCGGGCAACTGCCGTTTTTTCAGGTCTCAAGGACGCCATGGTCTTCAGTCTGTTGCCACCGCCCGTTGAAGGTCTTGGCACATCGGGCGGTTTCGAGGTCTGGTTGCAGGATCGCAGTTCTCAAGGGTATGACGCGATGCGACAGGCTCGTGACGAGTTTTTGCGTCGAGCCGGCGAGAGCACGGTTCTGCAAAACGTGCGCGAAGCCTCTCTGGCGGAAACCCCGCAAATCAACATCGATGTGGATCGCTTGCAGGCCCACGCCATGGGTGTTTCGTTCTCGGATATCGCCAGCGTGCTGTCGACCTCACTGGGTTCAGCTTACGTCAATGACTTCCCGAACCTTGGCCGCATGCAGCAGGTGATCGTGCAAAGCGAGGGAGACCGTCGGCAGCAGGTTGAAGACCTGTTGCGCCTGGAAGTCAAAAACCGTCAGGGGCGCATGGTGCCTGTTTCCGCATTCGCCACTATCAAGTGGACGAAAGGGCCAGCACAGCTGACTCGCTACAACGGCTACTCGGCGATCAGTCTGTCCGGCGAGCCTGCGCAGGGGCACAGCACCGGTGATGCAATGGAGGAAATGGAGCGTCTGGCTTCGGGGCTGCCCTCAGGGTTTGCCCTACAGTGGGCGGGACTTTCCTTGCAGGAGCGCATATCCGGCGGCCAGGTGCCGCTGCTGCTCGGGCTGTCGATGCTGGTGGTCTTTCTGTGCCTGGCGGCGCTCTATGAAAGCTGGGCGATTCCTGCGGCAGTCTTGATGGTGGTGCCCCTCGGGATTATCGGCGCGGTGCTGGCCGTTACCTTGCGCGGCATGCCCAATGACGTTTTCTTCAAGGTCGGGCTGATCACCATCATCGGGCTCTCGGCGAAGAATGCCATCCTGATCATTGAGTTCGCGACGAGTCTTCATGCTCAAGGCATGGGCAGGGTCGAGGCCAGTATCCGGGCGGCTCGTCTGCGGCTGCGGCCCATCGTGATGACATCCCTGGCGTTCATCTTCGGGGTTGTGCCACTGGCGTTCGCCTCGGGGGCCAGTTCGGCTGGTCAGCAGGCCATCGGGACCGGCGTCATGGGCGGGATGCTCACTGCAACGCTGGCCGTGCTTTTCGTGCCGGTGTTTTTTGTCCTGATCATGGGGTTGCGTGAGAGAGCACAGCGCGGCTCGGCAGGTGAAGAATATGTCGGGTAG
- a CDS encoding efflux RND transporter periplasmic adaptor subunit yields MPSLFRLDPGHLLLCVALAALTACGKPTAEPDMPPQVKVERVKTHPLIITTELNGRLVSPRVAEVRARVAGIVLQRVYREGSDVRQGDVLFRIDPAPFQADLESAEAALRKAQATEYQARLQAERYAELTKISAVSRQDAENARASFQQALADVASTRAALKRARLNLDYATVTAPISGRIGKALVTEGALVGQGDATVLATIQQLQPIYADINQSTRQISELRRSLQQGELQQLEPGQITATLIQEDGSPYPHKGTLLFSDLTVDQGTGQVTLRSEFPNSKNELLPGSFIRVQLDQARTAQGITVIQRAVQRDAAGKALVLIVDEGKVLERSIELGSVQGNRWIVKNGLNAGDQVIVSGLQHVQPGSAVTVQEEGADALAQEQK; encoded by the coding sequence ATGCCGTCTTTATTCCGTCTCGATCCTGGTCATTTACTGCTGTGCGTCGCTCTTGCCGCACTGACTGCCTGTGGCAAGCCAACGGCTGAGCCAGACATGCCACCTCAAGTGAAGGTGGAAAGAGTCAAGACGCATCCCCTGATCATCACCACTGAACTCAATGGCCGCCTGGTTTCGCCGCGTGTTGCCGAGGTCCGTGCCCGGGTCGCCGGGATCGTGTTGCAACGGGTTTACCGTGAAGGCTCCGATGTCAGGCAGGGCGATGTGCTTTTTCGCATTGATCCCGCGCCCTTTCAGGCCGATCTGGAAAGCGCCGAAGCGGCTTTGCGCAAGGCTCAGGCGACGGAGTATCAGGCTCGCTTGCAGGCCGAGCGTTATGCCGAGCTGACAAAGATCAGTGCCGTCAGTCGTCAGGACGCCGAAAACGCTCGCGCCAGCTTCCAGCAGGCCCTGGCCGATGTCGCCTCGACCCGTGCTGCGCTCAAGCGCGCCCGACTCAACCTCGATTATGCAACCGTCACTGCGCCCATCTCGGGGCGAATCGGCAAGGCGCTGGTTACCGAAGGCGCGTTGGTCGGGCAGGGCGATGCCACTGTTTTGGCAACCATCCAGCAGTTACAGCCGATCTATGCCGACATCAATCAGTCCACCCGCCAGATAAGCGAGCTGCGTCGCTCGTTGCAGCAAGGCGAATTGCAGCAGCTTGAGCCGGGACAGATTACCGCGACACTCATTCAGGAAGATGGCAGCCCGTATCCGCACAAGGGGACGCTGCTGTTTTCCGACCTGACTGTTGACCAAGGCACCGGTCAGGTCACGCTGCGCAGTGAGTTTCCCAACTCGAAAAATGAGCTGCTGCCCGGCAGTTTCATCCGCGTCCAGCTTGATCAGGCTCGCACGGCACAAGGCATTACCGTCATTCAGCGCGCCGTACAACGTGATGCGGCAGGCAAGGCCCTGGTCCTTATTGTGGATGAGGGCAAGGTTCTGGAGCGGAGCATTGAGCTGGGCAGCGTACAAGGCAATCGCTGGATCGTGAAGAACGGTCTGAACGCCGGTGACCAGGTCATCGTTTCCGGGCTGCAACATGTGCAGCCGGGTAGTGCGGTCACCGTGCAGGAAGAGGGCGCAGACGCCCTGGCTCAGGAGCAGAAGTAA
- a CDS encoding response regulator: MTRIMLVEDDIALAELIASYLQRFEYDVSIVNRGDRALEGMHRLRPDLVILDLMLPGLDGLHVCRQLRDESPALPVIMLTARNKNDDQILGLETGADDYVAKPCDPRVLLARIRTLLRRSLSAETRHDAQQIVLGRLLIDLAERQVKWRDQDVELSSGEYNLLLVLANHAGEVLSRDQLIQQLRGIEFNGIDRSVDVAISKLRRKFEDNPAEPRRIKTVWGKGYLLSRSEWDE, translated from the coding sequence ATGACCAGGATTATGCTTGTCGAGGACGACATTGCGCTGGCAGAACTGATCGCAAGCTATCTCCAGCGCTTTGAATACGATGTCTCGATCGTCAACCGCGGAGATCGTGCGCTTGAAGGCATGCATCGCTTGCGTCCCGACCTGGTCATCCTCGATCTCATGCTGCCGGGGCTCGATGGTTTGCATGTCTGCCGACAGTTGCGGGACGAAAGTCCCGCTCTGCCTGTCATCATGCTCACGGCCCGGAACAAGAACGACGATCAGATTCTCGGCCTGGAAACCGGTGCCGATGACTACGTTGCAAAACCCTGTGATCCTCGCGTGCTTCTGGCGCGGATCCGCACGCTGTTGCGGCGCAGTCTGTCTGCCGAAACTCGTCACGATGCCCAGCAGATTGTCCTGGGGCGGCTCTTGATCGATCTGGCTGAGCGCCAGGTGAAATGGCGCGACCAGGATGTAGAGCTTTCTTCCGGGGAGTACAACCTGTTACTGGTGCTTGCCAACCACGCGGGCGAAGTATTGAGTCGCGATCAGTTGATCCAGCAGTTGCGTGGCATCGAATTCAACGGTATCGATCGTTCGGTCGATGTCGCCATTTCCAAGTTGCGTCGCAAGTTTGAAGACAACCCCGCCGAGCCTCGCAGAATCAAGACGGTCTGGGGCAAGGGTTACCTGCTCAGTCGCTCGGAGTGGGACGAGTAA
- a CDS encoding ATP-binding protein: MFKMLARLYLIMLVTYGVALFAIPEIVLSWFNQQTITYNQDQAKGTLSQIRKRFNQTPQEAWPALENELRADFAPSRLRLVSIDDPGLSEHERTALKQGLNAVRSDNYGELGTALTLVAPDTVVELIAPDAPVDINIMYWLINILIGAALLACLLVWIWPHWRDLQRLKRTAMTLGSGNLAERTQISPRSNIGDLAQVFDKMAQDIEGLLNQQQELLNAVSHELRTPLSRLEFGMALVMADPLEAPTRLRLEQMVGHIRELDSLIDELLSYTRLKSPNQRPQPEAMPLQTYLDSVLGGFIDEQENKGFSLLLCLEDAAGHFALDPRLTARALQNLVGNAIRYCDKAVRVSARLTEQSLVISVEDDGIGIPVAEQEHIFEPFYRLDRSRDRDTGGFGLGLAISRQAIECQNGRITVDSSPLGGARFEIFLPARKAG, translated from the coding sequence ATGTTCAAGATGCTCGCTCGGCTTTACCTGATCATGCTGGTGACCTATGGCGTCGCGCTGTTTGCGATCCCGGAGATTGTGCTGAGCTGGTTCAATCAGCAAACCATCACTTATAACCAGGATCAGGCCAAGGGTACGCTGAGCCAGATCAGGAAACGCTTCAACCAGACACCGCAAGAAGCCTGGCCAGCGCTGGAAAACGAACTGCGGGCCGATTTTGCCCCGTCTCGGTTGAGGCTTGTCTCCATAGACGATCCTGGCCTGTCGGAGCATGAGCGCACCGCTCTCAAGCAAGGCCTGAATGCTGTGCGTTCGGACAATTATGGCGAACTGGGCACCGCGCTAACCCTTGTTGCACCGGATACGGTTGTCGAGCTGATAGCGCCCGATGCGCCTGTCGATATCAACATCATGTACTGGCTGATCAATATTCTGATCGGTGCCGCATTGCTGGCCTGCCTGCTGGTATGGATCTGGCCTCACTGGCGCGACCTGCAACGACTCAAGCGTACGGCGATGACCTTGGGCAGCGGCAATCTGGCGGAGCGAACGCAAATCTCACCGCGCTCGAACATTGGTGATCTGGCCCAGGTATTCGACAAGATGGCTCAGGATATCGAAGGCCTGCTCAATCAGCAGCAGGAGCTCTTGAATGCGGTATCCCATGAATTGCGTACCCCCTTGTCGAGGCTGGAGTTCGGCATGGCGCTGGTCATGGCCGATCCCCTGGAGGCACCGACAAGGCTGCGTCTTGAGCAGATGGTGGGCCACATCCGGGAGCTGGATTCCCTGATCGATGAGCTGCTCTCCTACACTCGCCTGAAATCACCGAACCAGCGTCCGCAGCCCGAAGCGATGCCATTGCAGACGTATCTGGACAGCGTGCTGGGTGGCTTTATCGATGAACAGGAAAACAAGGGGTTCTCGTTACTGCTGTGCCTTGAGGATGCCGCAGGGCACTTTGCCCTTGATCCTCGTCTGACTGCACGCGCCCTGCAGAACCTTGTCGGCAATGCCATTCGATACTGTGACAAGGCGGTGCGAGTCAGTGCCAGGCTGACAGAGCAAAGCCTCGTCATAAGTGTCGAGGATGACGGGATTGGCATACCTGTCGCCGAGCAAGAGCATATATTCGAGCCGTTCTATCGACTGGATCGAAGTCGCGATCGTGATACGGGTGGATTCGGTCTGGGGCTTGCCATCAGTCGTCAGGCCATTGAATGCCAGAATGGCAGGATAACCGTCGACTCATCGCCACTGGGAGGCGCAAGGTTCGAGATATTTCTGCCAGCCCGGAAGGCTGGCTGA
- a CDS encoding diaminobutyrate--2-oxoglutarate transaminase, whose amino-acid sequence MESVQPRQASSATFTLEQFRQQAPRQLNTNEYLQRQAARESNARSYPRRIPLALQEAHGLYVRDTQGQLFMDCLAGAGTLALGHNHPVAIEAMRQTLDSGLPLHTLDLTTPVKDRFVEDLFAALPENFARHGRIQFCGPTGADGIEAALKLARIATGRKPIMSFSGGYHGMTLGTLSLMGNLGPKQALGSLMADVQFLPYPYDYRCPFGIGGEAGIDAGLHFIEQLLGDPESGVLPPAAIVVEVVQGEGGVIPAPVRWLQGLRQLTRKHGVALIIDEVQTGIGRTGKLFAFEHAGIEPDILVLSKAIGGGLPLSVVVYREELDTWKPGSHAGTFRGNQMAMAAGAATLRHIISENLPGHADVMGQRLMSSLRQLQSDYPCLGQVRGRGLMVGVEIVSDTPGDSRVPAADTALAQAIQRQCLHLGVILELGGRHGAVVRFLPPLIIQAEEIDVLVEVFQVALDKAITQVKGKALHSA is encoded by the coding sequence ATGGAAAGCGTCCAGCCCCGCCAGGCCTCCAGTGCAACCTTCACACTGGAGCAGTTTCGTCAGCAGGCACCCCGTCAACTGAACACCAATGAGTACTTGCAGCGTCAGGCTGCACGCGAGTCGAATGCCCGTTCATACCCGCGCCGCATTCCACTGGCGTTGCAGGAAGCTCATGGTCTTTATGTGCGCGATACTCAAGGTCAGTTGTTCATGGACTGCCTGGCAGGCGCGGGGACTCTGGCTTTGGGCCACAACCATCCGGTCGCCATCGAAGCCATGCGCCAGACGCTGGATTCCGGTTTGCCTCTGCATACCCTGGACCTGACGACACCGGTCAAGGATCGTTTTGTCGAAGACCTGTTTGCTGCGCTGCCCGAAAACTTTGCCCGCCATGGGCGCATCCAGTTCTGTGGCCCGACCGGTGCCGATGGCATCGAGGCAGCATTGAAGCTGGCGCGTATCGCCACCGGGCGCAAACCCATCATGTCGTTCTCCGGCGGCTACCACGGCATGACCCTGGGCACCTTGAGCCTGATGGGCAATCTGGGGCCGAAGCAGGCGTTGGGTTCTTTGATGGCCGACGTGCAGTTTCTGCCGTATCCCTACGACTACCGCTGCCCGTTCGGCATTGGCGGTGAAGCGGGTATCGATGCCGGGCTGCATTTCATCGAACAACTGCTGGGCGACCCGGAGTCAGGCGTACTGCCTCCCGCGGCCATCGTGGTCGAAGTCGTGCAGGGCGAGGGCGGCGTGATACCCGCGCCGGTGCGCTGGCTTCAGGGCCTGCGTCAGTTGACCCGCAAACATGGCGTGGCACTGATCATCGACGAAGTGCAGACCGGCATCGGTCGTACCGGCAAACTCTTTGCTTTCGAGCATGCGGGCATCGAGCCCGACATCCTGGTGCTTTCCAAAGCCATTGGCGGTGGTCTGCCATTGTCCGTGGTGGTTTACCGGGAAGAACTGGACACCTGGAAACCCGGTTCCCACGCGGGCACATTCCGCGGCAATCAGATGGCCATGGCGGCGGGTGCTGCAACCCTGCGCCATATCATCAGCGAAAACCTGCCGGGGCATGCCGACGTCATGGGCCAGCGCCTGATGAGTTCGCTGCGCCAGTTGCAGAGCGATTACCCATGTCTGGGCCAGGTTCGCGGTCGTGGCCTGATGGTCGGCGTGGAAATCGTCAGCGACACGCCGGGCGACAGTCGTGTGCCAGCAGCAGATACCGCACTGGCCCAGGCCATTCAGCGCCAATGCCTGCACCTGGGTGTCATTCTGGAGCTGGGCGGACGTCACGGAGCGGTCGTGCGCTTCCTGCCGCCGTTGATCATCCAGGCCGAAGAAATCGATGTGCTGGTCGAGGTCTTCCAGGTTGCCCTGGACAAGGCGATTACTCAGGTCAAAGGCAAGGCGCTGCACAGTGCCTGA
- a CDS encoding MbtH family protein — protein MSLDSPDTRFLVVVNDEEQYSIWPDYRSVPQGWRTLDVQGSKEECLSYIEKVWTDMRPLSLRQAMQVQGQG, from the coding sequence ATGAGTCTGGACAGTCCGGATACGCGCTTTCTGGTTGTAGTCAATGATGAGGAACAGTACTCGATCTGGCCTGACTATCGCAGTGTGCCCCAAGGCTGGCGCACCCTCGATGTACAGGGCAGCAAGGAAGAATGCCTGAGCTACATCGAGAAAGTCTGGACCGACATGCGCCCGCTGAGCCTGCGTCAGGCCATGCAGGTACAAGGGCAGGGCTGA
- the fhuF gene encoding siderophore-iron reductase FhuF, whose amino-acid sequence MIPSLAPLFTGPLADYGEKLQLRSLPRTDVPGDLFFEHEHFSAFVDSLLLHYKTDERLALVSLWSKWYFSTFMAPVMAASLLQQSALPLALTDTGLQLGTDSRPKALHLAHAGKPLPACSAFERFHDLIDNHLTPVIDALVKVTRASPRLFWSNVGNTFEFVTSRLDLHPLASPQSTAPAKEILTARLRPDGRRNPLFAPVRYHDTGENEPLRLRRICCIRYRLPGVGYCSSCPLDECRQPD is encoded by the coding sequence ATGATTCCCAGCCTTGCCCCGCTGTTCACCGGTCCCCTCGCCGACTACGGTGAGAAACTGCAACTGCGCAGCCTTCCACGGACCGACGTGCCGGGTGACCTGTTCTTTGAGCACGAGCATTTCAGTGCATTCGTCGACAGCCTGTTGCTGCACTACAAGACCGATGAGCGCCTGGCCCTGGTGTCGTTGTGGTCCAAGTGGTACTTCAGCACCTTCATGGCGCCGGTAATGGCCGCCAGCCTGCTGCAACAATCCGCACTGCCGCTTGCCCTGACCGACACCGGTCTGCAACTGGGCACCGACTCCAGACCCAAGGCGCTGCATCTGGCTCATGCCGGCAAACCTCTGCCAGCCTGCTCGGCCTTCGAGCGCTTTCATGACCTGATCGACAATCACCTGACACCTGTCATCGACGCTCTGGTCAAAGTTACCCGCGCATCGCCCCGGCTGTTCTGGAGCAATGTCGGCAATACCTTCGAGTTCGTCACCAGCCGTCTCGACCTGCACCCGCTGGCCAGCCCGCAAAGCACCGCACCGGCCAAAGAAATCCTCACGGCCCGCCTGCGCCCTGACGGTCGACGCAATCCATTGTTCGCCCCCGTGCGCTATCACGACACCGGCGAGAACGAGCCCCTGCGCCTGAGGCGTATCTGCTGCATCCGCTACCGGCTTCCCGGTGTCGGCTACTGCAGCAGTTGCCCTCTGGATGAGTGCAGGCAGCCGGACTGA